A single window of Aspergillus puulaauensis MK2 DNA, chromosome 5, nearly complete sequence DNA harbors:
- a CDS encoding uncharacterized protein (COG:G;~EggNog:ENOG410Q8VI;~InterPro:IPR011701,IPR036259;~PFAM:PF07690;~TransMembrane:10 (i59-76o130-148i155-179o191-210i222-242o328-348i355-376o382-405i417-438o450-472i);~go_function: GO:0022857 - transmembrane transporter activity [Evidence IEA];~go_process: GO:0055085 - transmembrane transport [Evidence IEA]) — protein MGAPEEPKVSDSAASSIPQEAETIVNEKYADVTLRILEDHGDEFGPLTPEKEKKLRRKLYWHVMGLLSAINLLLFIDKSTLGYSALLGLFEETGIDKAQYNNLGTFFYVGYIVAQWPGHYAMQRLPFGKFVAGLVFMWGVTLLLHCVATRYAGLVVLRLALGAAESVVVPAMEMTIGMFFNRHEQSFLQPVLWITSALAPVCAAFISYGLLWSHSNILPWKLFMIITGGVSTLLSILVWFRYPSNPGEAKFLTLEEKVHAIRRVHESSQSSIEQKQFKRPHFIETLRDPVSWLFALQSFTLMMSNNLTYGQQNLITQALGVDDLGSTLVAAAGGGFGVAVCIAGVFALRWWPSNLALHGLAWCIPAIAGGIGMVAVNWDAKLAMLACLLLAGHTYGNTYIIALGWTTSSASGYTKKLTRNVMFMVGYSIANLCSPQIWVPKDAPRYYGAWIAQIVVSWTGTPVILFVIRYILKRRNAERKAWAESLTEEERLAHEFGEVEQYDTDGTVVRRKVDITMLDLTDLENRFFIYPI, from the exons ATGGGCGCTCCAGAAGAGCCCAAGGTCTCCGACTCAGCGGCCTCTTCGATACCACAGGAGGCCGAGACTATTGTTAATGAAAAATATGCCGACGTTACGCTGCGCATCTTGGAGGACCACGGCGACGAGTTTGGTCCGTTGACGCctgaaaaggagaagaagctgaggCGAAAGCTATACTGGCATGTGATGGGCTTACTGTCCGCTATCAACCTGCTACTCTTT ATTGACAAGTCAACCCTGGGTTACTCTGCCCTGCTGGGCTTGTTCGAAGAGACTGGCATTGACAAGGCCCAGTACAACAACCTCGGGACTTTCTTCTATGTCG GATATATCGTCGCGCAGTGGCCCGGACACTATGCCATGCAAAGGCTTCCATTCGGCAAATTCGTCGCTGGGCTCGTCTTCATGTGGGGTgtcaccctcctccttcactgCGTCGCCACAAGATACGCCGGTCTGGTAGTCCTGCGACTGGCCCTCGGGGCAGCTGAATCGGTCGTTGTGCCCgcgatggagatgacaaTTGGCATGTTCTTCAACCGCCACGAACAGTCCTTTCTGCAACCAGTTCTTTGGATCACCTCGGCGCTGGCCCCTGTCTGTGCCGCCTTTATCTCGTACGGTCTACTCTGGAGCCACAGCAATATCTTACCCTGGAAGCTCTTCATGATCATCACAGGCGGTGTCTCGACTCTTCTCTCTATCCTTGTTTGGTTCCGATACCCAAGTAACCCCGGCGAGGCCAAGTTCCTGACactggaggagaaggtgcACGCAATCAGACGGGTGCACGAATCAAGCCAAAGCTCGATTGAGCAGAAGCAGTTCAAACGCCCGCACTTTATCGAAACCCTTCGCGATCCCGTTTCGTGGCTGTTCGCCCTGCAGTCCTTCACGCTGATGATGTCTAACAACCTCACCTACGGCCAGCAGAATCTCATCACCCAGGCTCTGGGCGTGGACGATCTCGGCTCAACCCTGGTAGCGGCAGCAGGGGGTGGCTTTGGTGTCGCGGTTTGCATCGCAGGAGTCTTTGCCCTGCGGTGGTGGCCCTCGAATCTCGCCCTGCATGGGTTGGCCTGGTGTATCCCCGCCATTGCAGGCGGTATTGGCATGGTGGCAGTCAATTGGGACGCAAAGCTAGCAATGCTGGCATGTCTGCTACTAGCGGGACATACATATGGAAACACGTATATTATCGCGCTTGGCTGGACGACCTCGTCGGCCTCCGGCTATACCAAGAAACTCACCCGCAATGTCATGTTCATGGTTGGATATTCCATTGCTAATCTGTGCTCCCCACAGATATGGGTTCCCAAGGATGCGCCGCGCTATTATGGGGCATGGATTGCGCAGATTGTGGTCAGCTGGACGGGTACACCGGTTATACTGTTCGTTATTCGGTATATCTTGAAGCGTCGGAATGCGGAGCGTAAAGCGTGGGCTGAAAGtttgacggaggaggagagactCGCTCATGAGTTTGGCGAGGTCGAACAGTATGATACAGATGGCACGGTGGTACGCAGGAAGGTCGATATTACCATGTTGGATTTGACTGACTTGGAGAATCGATTCTTCATCTATCCGATTTAA
- a CDS encoding uncharacterized protein (COG:S;~EggNog:ENOG410Q2Z6;~InterPro:IPR001542,IPR036574;~PFAM:PF01097;~SECRETED:SignalP(1-20);~go_process: GO:0006952 - defense response [Evidence IEA]) translates to MQFSTIVFSAVALFGSMTLAAPTENLVARASCQVGDIWGAGDAACSASCLKDGTYHGGYCNDESVCVCTY, encoded by the exons ATGCAGTTCTCCACCATCGTCTTCAGCGCCGTTGCTCTCTTCGGCTCCATGACCCTTGCCGCTCCCACCGAGAACCTCGTGGCCCGCGCCTCTTGCCAGGTCGGTGACATCTGGGGCGCTGGTGATGCCGCTTGCAGCGCATCT TGCCTTAAGGACGGAACCTACCACGGCGGCTACTGCAACGACGAGAG CGTCTGCGTTTGCACCTACTAA